In Ursus arctos isolate Adak ecotype North America unplaced genomic scaffold, UrsArc2.0 scaffold_2, whole genome shotgun sequence, the genomic stretch CTGGGTGAGCCTCGCTGGTGGGAATGCTTGGTGCGTGCTGTCACACGTGGTCACCGGGGGAGGGAGGCACTGTGTATGTAACCACCCTGGGAGAGACAAGTGAAAGTCTGCCTGGTCTCCCTGGAGCCCGCCCCACACGAACCTTCCCTCTTTGCAGATTttcatctgtatctttggtgtgCCGAACCACAGCTGTGGGTACAAGAGCTCTTCCGCGTTCTGTGAGGAGGGTCAGGGAGACCCCTGGACTTACAGGTACTGTTTTCACCCCATTTTTACCCTGTTTAATCAGAGAGGTGACAGTACAGGGCACACAGGGCCCACCGCTCTCACTTCTGTCCTCAGTGACTTCTTTTTGCTCCTGACTCATTCcacgtttgtttttgttttctcagataaGGATGATTTCAGAACCTGGAGGGAGGCTTACGTGAGGATGAAGAATTCCTCTCTGGATCCTATGCTCCAAACTCCTCTCCCTAGTTCCAGCCACCCTCAGGTCATCACATCAGTTCAGCTCCAAACCCGGTGTTACCCAGACTCAAAAATGTTATCACAGGAAGAGAGTTCTTCTGCCGCCAGCATATAGACTTTTGTctaattataatattaaagatGCAGtgtttaaattgtattttttgcactcatttaaataaaagttcaaatttaaattcactttttagattaaaaactttaaaattttatttaaagatgtgaTCGCATTCCTCTGATACTGTTTTGAGGGCCAGCTCTGAGAGGAGCTTAGAGAAGACCCAGCCTGGCACCACATCAGAACATAGAGTATTCGGAGACATGCTTCCATGTCCATGAGAGCATCTAACCCTCACCctgtcctttccctcttctcaCAGATGAGGCACCTGAGCCTCTGGAACTTTCTGGAATGGGCAGAACAAGCAACGTGCATCCTGAGCCACATACTTCAAAGGCACCTCTCCTTGAAAGCACCCCTGGCCGGTtgagcagagaggaggatggGAAAGGAGCCCCAGACCCTATGCAGCAGGTGGGCACCCCGGATGGGGTCTCCTGGGTCCGCGTTACCTGATCCTCTGAATGCGACAGTCCTTCCCACTCAGCACGCTGCCCAGCAGGTCCatcacagggtcctggaactgGTTGTTGTCCAGCCTGCGGAAGGCAGGGCAGTGGTGAGTGGTACCAGCGCCCGCCGGCATCATGGCTGCAGAGGTGCCCAGGCTGACGTTTCCGTCGCCATGCAGCCCCTGCCGTGCGGCTCGGGTCCATGCCAGCACACCCACCATGCTCAGCATTTTCCTATGAGGGTGGACTCGGGAGCTCAGTGTTGTGAGCCCTAGGATTCCTACCCAGAGGGGTGTCTTCCCAGAGGCCTAACACACCCTGTGAGTATGTAGGACACGGGTTGCTAGTTCTCCTGAGGACGTGGCACCTGCTCTCAGGTCCGGAACAGCCCTGGTCTTACAGCCTTCCTAAGGTCCAGAGCACTGGGTGGacgctgggctgggggcaggatgAGTGGGTGCGGCCCCTGTCAGCACTGGGATGGTTCACAGGGTGTTGAAGGTTGACTTGTGTTCCTCAAAAAGATAGGTTGGTGTTCTGACCCCCCCCAGTGCCTCaagaatgtgaccatatttggaaatagggtcattgcggttgtgattagttaagatgaggtcattctGAGCAGGCTGGGCCTGTAGCCCCACATGCCTGGTGTGCCCGTCGGAGGGAGCACTACGCGAAGACAGACGTGGAGGAGGAGTCCGTGTGACCACAAAGACGGGAGTGATGTGTGGACAAGCTGAGGATGCCAGCAAACAGCACCCGctagagaggcaggaaggatgtTCCCCTGTGGGTTTCAGAGGGAGCTcagccctgctaacaccttgattttggactccgGCCTCCTGAGCTGTGAGAGAGTAAGTTTCTGACGCCTTAAGCCGTCCACGTTGTGGCCCTTCTTTACGGCAGCCCCAGGATGCTGATACAGGGGCgcgtgctgggggaggggggggaggaacCTTCAGGGCCCCGGCCCTCTCCTCCGCCCACACACCTGGCACACCCCGACCCCGGTGCCCACCTCAGGCTCCGGCAGTAGAGCAGCTGGGGCAGCAGGCTCTGGAGGACGCCCTTGCTGAGGCACAGGGACAGGTTGGCCTCCTGGGCGCAGGCATCCGACACCTGCAGGAGATAGGCCAGGGCGGCGCGGTGCTGGGGGCTGGTCAGCCCTGCCAGGCCCCCGCTCCGCATGGCCTCCTCCACGCTGCGGGCCAGCTCTGTGTGCTGCAGCTCGTGCAGGCAGTGTAGGGTGTTGACCGCCCGGGCGCAGACGGCTACGTCGGGGCGTAGGCAGCCCTGCAAGAGCTCAGCCACCTGGGCCCGGTAGCCCTGGTGCTCCCCCTgggccagcagggagcccgccagcAGGGCGTTGACCCTTGGAGACAGGAGTCCTGAGAGGAAGCGCAGGAACACATCCAGCCGCCCGTCCTCTGCCTGCATGGCCCGCTGGGCCGCACTCCGGAAATGGGTGAGGAAGCCGAGGCGGGGCCAGGACACGCCACCCTCGGTGAAGAGGTCGAAGATGGCCCTCTTGGACGCACTGTAATAGTACGCGGCCGCCACGAACTCCTGCAGGGACAGGTGGGTGAAGCAGTAGGCTGTCGAGGAAGCCAGGGTCTCTTCCCGTCGCAGGAAGCAGCCACACAGGGCACTCTGCAGCAGAGCGAGGTCCACGCCAAACGCCTTCAGGTCCTGCTCGTAGAACACGTACTTCCTCCGGACCAGCCCGTGGAAGGCCAGCCGACCCAGAGTCCCCACCATCTTGCGGCTGCTGTGGGCCACCTGCTCGATGCGAGGACTTGccttgcccttctcctgcccatcCCCACCGAGGGCCATCCTGAAGTACCAAGAGTAGAGCTCGCACAGGGTCCTTGGAGTCCACAGCGCCGAGTCCTGGGGCCCCGGCTTGGTGCGGCTCAAGTGACCCAGCGCCGACCCTGCGAGCCGGCAGAAGGCCGGCACCGTGCACATCAGGTACAGGGCCCTGTCTGCCTGCACCTGCCTCAGGACCCAGTCTGAGAGGGTGTGGTCCTCGGGGAACATCTCCTCCAGACACACCTTGATCTCCTCCTCGTTAAAGCCCCGGATCTCTGTCATCCGGTCCACCAGGCCCCCCGGGATCTGGCCAGCCACGCCAGGGCGGGACGTGACCCAGACAGAAACTTCTGGGAAGAGGTTGCCTCGGATGATGTTGGTGATCAGATGGTCCACCTGGATCTCCTTCTTGGGGTCCGTGCAGGCCACAGTGTTGGAGAAGTCCAGAGGCGTCTTACATTCATCCAGGCCATCCAGGATCAGGAGGATTTTGGGTAGGGCTGCTGCCGCCAGGCCAGACTCCCCAATGTGCGGGAAGACGGAGCGGATGAGTCTGTCTGCAGACAGCTTCTCGTAGGTGTTGAGATCTCGGAAGGTCAAAGGTAGCAGTAGGGAGAAGTCCTTGCCGACCTGTCCCCGGGCCCAGAGGTGGACAAAGTTCCTCACCAGGGTGGTCTTGCCCACACCAGCTACCCCGATGGTGATGGAGATTCGGGGTGGGATAGACACCCgagacagaggcaggaagagtCTCTCCAGGGCGATGGTCCTGGCTGGGTGCCAGCCCCCACGTGTGGTCTCCACCTGCGTGAAGTCATGTTCCTTCAGCTGCAGGTCTGTGAGCCCCTCCACCAGGAGGAGGCTGGTCAGCCTGGGCGAGGGGCCGCCCAGCTCCGGGCTGCCCTTCACCCTATTCAGCAGGGCCTCCTGGCACTTCTGTATCCTCGAGTCTGTGGGACAGAGGCcaaaggggagggcaggggaagatgggggaggggagggaggggtggaagggGAGGGCCCAGGGAGACCCTCCATATGCCTACCATCACCGTGTGGCGTCCTGTCCAGGGTCTGTGGGGTCTGGGAGCTCTGACTGCTCTTCCCGGCCAGCAGGTCCACGAGGACTTTCACTTGCCCTGCCGGGGAGCCAGGTCCTCGGCCctggcctgcctccccacccGTCCGCACCTCCTGCTTCCTCATGGAGTCCGGGATTGCCACCAGGAGCTGTGAAGAGAGGGCCTGAAGTGCTCTCTGCCGTGTCACCACCCTGGCCTGGGACAGGTGAGTGAGCCTCCAGGGACGGGGAGGCACCcactctctgtccttccccagacTGCTGGTGGCCCTCGGTCTGGTCTGCAGGAAGGGCTTGGAAGGGCTGTTTGTTTCCCGGACAGTGAGAGGAGCCCCTGACGCCAGGAGTGTGGGTCGGATGGGGGGGCCTGGGCTGGAACctgagctctgccacttactggctgtgtgacgcTGGGCAGGCCGCCTGAGCTGCTTGTGCGGTGATGTCCTCATTTGTGACCTGGAAATAGGAGGTTAAGGGCAGGTCCGCTCACACGAAGGGGCGAATGAAGGAAGCCAGTCTGGGAAGGCAACttggcaaaactatggagatcgTTGGTGGTggccaggaggggaggggtggataGGTGGAGCCCAGGGGCTCTTAGGGCAGTGAAGCCACGGTGCACAGTCCTACAGTAGTGGGTTCGTGTCTTGGTGTGCTTGTCCGAACTCCTACGATGAACAATGCCAAGAGCGTTGCTGTTTTTCTCAGTGTTTCCCTGGGGTCTCCTGACCCACAGGCAGCACTGCCTTCCGCAGCCACGAGGTAGAGCTGTGCCTAGGCACCACCTCCtcaccttccttttcctctccgaGGATTTGAGTGGATCCCGTAGCCAAGGCTGGCTGCCCCCATGTGTCCCTCCCTCAGCTAAGCTGGACACCAGAGGACCCCAAGCCCACcgccacccccttcccctcctcacctGCAGCAGGTGGGATGTCCATCCCACGGCAGCCCCTCCGCCTGGCCCCACGAACTCAGGGGGTGGGGGTCGGCCATCCCTCGTCCACAGTTCTAGGAGAGAAAACAGGACAGAGCACTGGCAGAGGTCCCAGCTATGGCTCCAGGTGGCAAGAGCTGAGATGGGTCTGACCCATACCTCCCAGCCCTCtgcttctctgggtctcagcaaCAGTCACTTACGAGGGGTCAACTGGCTCCAGCCCCAAGGGTGCAGCAGACTCCCTGACCTTATATTTACATTGGGCTTTCCTGGCATTTTAACTCAGGGTGAACCTTTTTACCTGGAAAATGCTGCACAAAGCTTAGCGACAAGTAAAATAGCATTTTCCAGCCATTCTGTTCATAGTGCCGCTGAAGAGCTAACTAGGACAATGAATTCAGGGCAGGTGGTGTCCAGCCCAGCTGGGGGACTCGGAGTGCGCTAGTAGAAGGCCAGGGTGAGACCACGCTCCTTATTCTTTCTCACATCCTCTCGCTGTTCTCACTCTTTTGTTCTTCTAAGTGTCAAAACCCAAGTGGAGAGCAAACCAGATGGGATTTGGACTGAAATTGTGTTAATGTGTATAGGCTGGTGTGGGTGTCATTGGTCTTCCTTTAGATCCTGCAGTGAAAGTGTTCTCCCTCATGTGGATCTTGCCAATCCTATTTGTatctagatattttaaaagatttttaaaattttatttatttatttaagagagagagccagagcgagcacaggtggggggggcagagggagagggggaagcaggctccctgctgagcagggagcccgccacggggctcaatcccagggccctgggatcatgacctgagccgaaggcagaggcttaacccactgagccacccaggcgcccctagatatttttaaatagctttggTTGTTCTTGTGAAGTCTGTTGGTATAAAGAAGacaatttttgtctattttatctcCTATCCGATCAACATATTAAGTATTCACATTAGTTCTCGTCATTTcatggttctctttttttttttttttggattttatttacttgaaagagagagagcgtgagagagagcacgagtgggggtggggggagagcagagggagaagcagactcaccgttgagtagggagctcgatgtggggctcgatcccaggaccctaagatcatgacctgagccaaaggcagacacttaactgactgaggcacccaggtgcccctcggttAATTCTTACCGCAATGTGAATAAGTTCATCTATTTTCTAAAACCACAGCACTTATCCCAAACGATTTTCCCACATTGGTCAGACCCACTGCTTCCCGCACACAATGGTGAAGGATGGCAGTCGCAcgaggcatccttgtcttatttccaGCCCAAGCCTGCAGGCCTGACGTTTGTGACGATGTCTGATTAGTTTTCCTCTGCTCTTGAAAAAGATTCCTTCAGTTCCTTGTCTCCTATCACCATTCAAATAACATTACATGATACTGAAGGCTGCCTGTGTTCCAGACATTCTGTTAAGCACTTACTTCATTTCACTTCTTGTGACAACTCTCAGTTGCATTCTctctcccattttatggatgaggacatCGAAGCTCAGGgagattaagtgatttgcccaaggatACACAACTGGGGAGCAGTTGAGTTGCAGGAGAAACCAAGGCTTCACTGACACCAGCCTTCATGCTGGATAATCGACTGCCTCTTATAGTGCgttcccacattttaaaaaatgaggcatGTCTGTTAAATGGGCACATACCTTTTTAGCAATATCGATACAGCCCCATGATTTATTTCCATTCACTCCTCCGATCAGCAGGTATTTATAGAGGGCCTGTGGTGTGTCCCAGGCACTGGGGGGTGTGAAAGTGAACAAGTTAAACAAAGTCCCGACCCTGTGAGTGTGGCCGGGGTGGAGCGTAATGACCGtaaaaaagaagacaaggaaaggaGCGAGGCCTGTCTGCTGGTGACGAAGCGCTGTGAACGAGACACGCGGTGCGCATGGCGGAGCGGGATGGCGGTCACCGTGGCCGGAGAAGGCCTCTGTGAGAAGGCTGCTTGTAGAGTGAGAAAGAGTCAATCCTGCCAAGAGCTAGGGAGATAGCAAGCGCCGTGCCCTGCGTGTCAGGGGCGTGGAGAAGAGCACAGATGCTGGAGTGCAGTGAACGGGCGAGGGGACTCACAGGCGGTCGGGAGACAAGGTCAGGGGGCGGTGGAGACCTGCTCACTGGCATAAGCAGTTTGGATCTAAGTGTGGTGGGAAGCCCCTGGAGGGAGTGACATGACTGATTCGTAGCCGGTCTCTCCTTCAGTCTGTGAGCTACACTGACAGATGGTCTAATATTGAGCCAACCTGAGACTCTTCAATACCGTCTTCCGTTTACACAAAGCTCTGTAAAACAGGCTATTTCAGATTAGTGGGAATGGTGTTGGGGCAAACTGGCCAGCCTATGAAAAACATTGTTGGAGCTTGAATTCATAGTGAGCATAAAACttgatttcagtttcttttaaaagttgttttgaggGGGTCCCTGcatggcccagtcagttaagaatccaactcttgatttaggctcaggtcatgatctcagggagtgagattgagccccacctccggctccaactctttaaaaaaataaagatttatttcttagagagagagtgtgtgcgtgagtgtgttgggggggggagggccagagggagagaatcctcaagcagactccccactgagcacagagcctcatgcagggcttgatctcatgaccctgagatcatgacctgagctgaaaccaagaatccaacaGTCAATCGGCTGAGCCACCCTCTTGCTTTCAATTCTTGAGTGTATACCCACAAGTGGAATTTCTAGGTCGTGtggtaagtcttttttttaactttttgaggaactgccaaactgttttccacagcagctttATCATTTTACAGTCCCAACAAAAGTGCATAAGGGTTCCCATTTTTCTACTTTCTCACCAAtgcttgttgtttcctgtgtttttgataGGAGCCATCCTAATGgacgtgaggtggtatctcattatagtcttgatttgagcatcttttcatgtgcttaatgCCTagttgcatatcttctttgggagAATGTCTATcgaaatcctttgcccatttttatgtctggttgtttttttgttgttgagttgtaagagttctctatatattccggatattaatcccttatcaaatatatgatttgcaaatattttctcccatcctgtaggTTCCCTTTTACTCTGTGGGTAGTGTCTTTTGATGTACCAGTGTCCAATTCTCATGAAGcccaatttgtctattttctcttctgttaccTATATATACCTATACCTTTGGTGTCACATCCAAGAAATAATCACCAAATCCCATGTCATGAAGATTTGTGCCATTTTCTGctaagaattttattgttttaggtcttacatttaggtccttgatTGTTTTGgagcttatttttgtatatggtattagATAAGataggtaagggtccaacttcatgcTTTTGCATGCGGATGTCCAGTTTTCACAGcgccatctgttgaaaagactgtcctttcctcgTTGTCCTTTCTCATTGTACGGCCATGGCACCCTACTCAAAAATCTTTTTACCATATAAGTGAGGGTTGGATTCTGCGCTCTCTATTCAGTTCTGTTGGTTTGTATGTCTGTCTCTGTGCCGGTACCACaatatcttgattactgtagctttgtagtgaTTTCGAAATTAAGAAGTGTGAgtcctctagttttgttctttttccaagattgttttggctgttcggAGTCCCTTAAGATTCCATACGAGTTTTAGGAtggttttttctatttctgcagaaaatgttattgagattTTAATAGAATTGCATTTGATCTGTAGAtagctttggatagtatggacattttaataatactaagtcttccaatccatgaacatgggatgtgtttccattaatgtatttctttaatttcttagacctgacctcatagaatgagttaggaagaggttcctgggtggctcacttggttaagcctttggctcaggtcacaatcccagggtcctgggattgagctccctgctccatggggagccttcttctccctctccctctgcctgccattccccctgcttgtgctctctctctctctctctctctctctgccaaataaataaaatctttaaaaaaaacaccaaacaagtgccctccttaatacccattgccCACCTAGCCCatttccacccacctccctccatcacccctcagtttgttctctatcattaagaatctcttataatttgtttccccctctctcttcccacccctttccatatgttcatctgttttgtttcttaaattccacatatgagtgaaattgtgtggtgtttttctttctctgacttatttcacttagcatgatactatacacacacacacacagcacatcttctttatccactcatcagctgatggacatttgggctctttccatagtttggctattgttgataatctgctataaacatttgggtGCACGTAGCCcttgaaatctgtatttttgtgtcctttgggtacacacctagtagtgcagttgctggatgtgggtagttctatttttaactttttcaggaagctgcatactgtttttcagagtggctgtaccagtttgcattcccaccaacagtgcaagagggctcccctttctccacatcctcgccaacatctgttgtttcctgtattgttaattttagccactctgacaggtgtgaggtgatgtctcattgtggttttgattggtatttccctaatgatgagtaatgttgagcatctcttcttgtgtctgttgaccatctggatgtcttcttttggaaaagtgtctattcatgtcttctgcccatttcttaactgcattatttgttttgtgggtgttgagtttgataagttctttatagattttggatactaatcctttatcagatatgacatttgcaaatatcttctcccattccatagtctgccttttagttttgttgactgtttcctttgctgtgcagaagttattatcttgatgaagtcccagtagttcatttgtggttttgttcccttgcctctggtgatGGGTCTAGTACGAAGTTGCTACGACTGAGGTTAAGGAGGTTCCtacctgtgttttcctctaggattttgatggtttcctgtctcacacttaagTCTTTTGTCCACTTTGAATTTTTTCTGGCCTAACTTCACAACATGCACAGACTTTGCTCTTTTACCACTCCGTCTGACCCCTTTTGGTTGTTGATGTCACAGtgttacatctttatacattgtgtgcCCCCAAAcataatttaatgaattttaaaaattctttagtctcttttctttaattttaaaaaaatttttatgtaatctgtacacccattgtagggctcaaact encodes the following:
- the NLRC3 gene encoding NLR family CARD domain-containing protein 3; its protein translation is MRKQEVRTGGEAGQGRGPGSPAGQVKVLVDLLAGKSSQSSQTPQTLDRTPHGDDSRIQKCQEALLNRVKGSPELGGPSPRLTSLLLVEGLTDLQLKEHDFTQVETTRGGWHPARTIALERLFLPLSRVSIPPRISITIGVAGVGKTTLVRNFVHLWARGQVGKDFSLLLPLTFRDLNTYEKLSADRLIRSVFPHIGESGLAAAALPKILLILDGLDECKTPLDFSNTVACTDPKKEIQVDHLITNIIRGNLFPEVSVWVTSRPGVAGQIPGGLVDRMTEIRGFNEEEIKVCLEEMFPEDHTLSDWVLRQVQADRALYLMCTVPAFCRLAGSALGHLSRTKPGPQDSALWTPRTLCELYSWYFRMALGGDGQEKGKASPRIEQVAHSSRKMVGTLGRLAFHGLVRRKYVFYEQDLKAFGVDLALLQSALCGCFLRREETLASSTAYCFTHLSLQEFVAAAYYYSASKRAIFDLFTEGGVSWPRLGFLTHFRSAAQRAMQAEDGRLDVFLRFLSGLLSPRVNALLAGSLLAQGEHQGYRAQVAELLQGCLRPDVAVCARAVNTLHCLHELQHTELARSVEEAMRSGGLAGLTSPQHRAALAYLLQVSDACAQEANLSLCLSKGVLQSLLPQLLYCRSLRLDNNQFQDPVMDLLGSVLSGKDCRIQRISLAENQISNKGAKALARSLLVNRSLTALDLRSNSIGPQGAKALADALKINRTLAFLSLQSNAIRDNGARSVAEALAANRTLSVLHLQKNTIGPVGAQQMADTLKQNRSLKELIFSSNSIGDGGAEALAMALEVNQGLESLDLQSNSISDVGVAALMGALCANQTLISLNLRENSISSEGARELARALCINRTLKNLDLTANLLHDQGAQAIAVAMRENQALTSLHLQWNFIQAGAAKALGQALQLNRSLTSLDLQENAIGDEGASAVASALKANTALTALYLQVASIGSRGAQALGDALAVNRTLEILDLRGNTIGAAGAKALANALKVNSSLRRLNLQENSLGMDGAICVATALSGNHGLQHINLQGNHIGESGARMISEAIRTNAPSCTVEM